From Homo sapiens chromosome 6, GRCh38.p14 Primary Assembly, the proteins below share one genomic window:
- the SCML4 gene encoding sex comb on midleg-like protein 4 isoform c (isoform c is encoded by transcript variant 3) yields the protein MNRYSVDTSASTFNHRGSLHPSSSLYCKRQNSGDSHLGGGPAATAGGPRTSPMSSGGPSAPGLRPPASSPKRNTTSLEGNRCASSPSQDAQDARRPRSRNPSAWTVEDVVWFVKDADPQALGPHVELFRKHEIDGNALLLLKSDMVMKYLGLKLGPALKLCYHIDKLKQAKF from the exons ATGAACCGCTACAGCGTGGACACCTCCGCCTCCACCTTTAACCACAGGGGCTCCTTGCACCCCTCCTCCTCGCTGTACTGCAAGAGGCAGAACTCTGGAGACAGCCACCTTGGGGGTGGTCCTGCTGCCACCGCTGGTGGTCCCCGCACTAGCCCCATGTCTTCTGGTGGCCCCTCGGCACCTGGGCTGaggcctccagcctccagccccaaGAGAAACACGACCTCTCTTGAAGGAAACAGATGTG CCTCAAGCCCTTCTCAGGATGCGCAGGATGCCAGGCGGCCACGGAGCAGGAACCCCTCCGCCTGGACTGTGGAGGACGTGGTGTGGTTTGTGAAGGACGCCGACCCACAGGCTCTGGGGCCTCACGTGGAGCTCTTCAGAAAGCAC GAGATTGATGGCAACGCTCTGCTGTTGCTGAAGAGTGACATGGTCATGAAGTACCTGGGCCTGAAGCTGGGACCTGCACTGAAACTCTGCTACCACATTGACAAACTGAAGCAAGCCAAGttctga